One window from the genome of Pseudomonadota bacterium encodes:
- a CDS encoding thioredoxin domain-containing protein: protein MAETLPKVETGKLPPDGGSRYNRLIFEKSPYLLQHAENPIDWYPWGDEAFARAARENRPVLLSIGYSTCHWCHVMARESFADQEVAEIINRYFVAIKVDREERPDIDAVYMRFCQALTGGGGWPLTVFLTPDRKPFYAGTYFPKESKYGRPGMVDVLLKIEDLWRTEKQKVLDSADRITGFVAGRMEENEKKGTPVSGIKLLAEGYSQLAASYDEKHGGFGKAPKFPTPHQLMFLLRYWKRTGEEKALEMVKHTLVSLRQGGIYDQLGFGFHRYSTDTRFLVPHFEKMLYDQALLVLVYLEAFQATGDKFFADTARETLTYVLRDMTADTGGFYSAEDADSEGEEGLFYLWREEEIETVLGREIGLRFNRKFQVKKEGNYPDESTREFNGKNILHLAGEDRKIDDLSVARALLYEKRLERVRPFRDDKIITSWNGLMLAAMARGGMILEEPVFVGAAERGADFILNNLVDTKGRLRRSYRETTPGFPAFLDDYAFLSYGLLDLYETTFRLQYLRKALWLTREAIALYWNREAGAFNYSGSANESLPLSAAREFYDGALPAGNSVALLNMLRLAQITDDQSLRETADTLAATISREAEEYPAGHTMFLSALDFQMGPSGEIVVAGKSGEKATSDILQMINKVFIPNKTVLLKSPDGDGAGLQKMAPYTEFQEMRNGLPTVYLCRNHSCKEPLVDLKTIAAELVQFPGE from the coding sequence ATGGCCGAAACCTTACCTAAAGTGGAAACAGGAAAACTTCCTCCGGATGGCGGCAGCAGGTACAACAGGCTCATTTTTGAGAAAAGTCCTTACCTTCTGCAGCATGCCGAAAATCCGATCGATTGGTATCCGTGGGGCGACGAAGCCTTTGCCAGGGCTGCCAGGGAAAACAGGCCGGTGCTTCTCTCGATCGGTTATTCGACCTGTCACTGGTGTCATGTCATGGCCCGGGAATCCTTTGCCGATCAGGAGGTGGCCGAGATCATCAACCGCTATTTTGTCGCCATCAAGGTGGATCGGGAGGAGCGGCCGGATATTGATGCGGTCTATATGAGGTTCTGCCAGGCCCTGACCGGAGGCGGAGGCTGGCCGCTGACGGTTTTTCTCACCCCCGACCGCAAGCCTTTTTATGCCGGGACCTATTTTCCGAAAGAGTCGAAGTATGGTCGCCCCGGGATGGTGGATGTTTTGTTGAAGATAGAAGATCTGTGGCGGACAGAGAAGCAGAAGGTGCTTGATTCTGCCGACCGCATTACCGGTTTTGTCGCGGGGCGGATGGAGGAAAATGAAAAAAAAGGTACACCGGTTTCCGGCATAAAACTGCTGGCAGAGGGGTATTCACAATTGGCTGCTTCTTATGATGAAAAGCATGGCGGCTTCGGGAAGGCGCCAAAGTTTCCGACCCCGCACCAGCTGATGTTTCTGCTTCGCTACTGGAAAAGAACCGGCGAGGAAAAAGCCCTGGAAATGGTGAAGCACACCCTGGTTTCACTGCGGCAGGGTGGTATTTATGATCAGCTCGGTTTCGGATTTCACCGATACTCCACCGACACCAGGTTTCTGGTGCCGCATTTCGAGAAAATGCTCTACGACCAGGCCCTTCTCGTTCTCGTCTACCTTGAGGCGTTTCAGGCAACCGGGGATAAATTCTTTGCTGATACCGCCCGGGAAACACTCACTTATGTTCTGCGTGACATGACGGCGGACACCGGAGGTTTTTATTCGGCGGAAGACGCCGACTCCGAGGGTGAAGAGGGGCTTTTCTATCTCTGGAGAGAGGAAGAGATTGAAACTGTTCTGGGTCGGGAGATAGGCCTGCGCTTCAACCGGAAATTCCAGGTCAAAAAAGAGGGAAATTATCCGGATGAATCAACACGGGAATTCAACGGGAAGAATATTCTTCACCTGGCCGGAGAAGACCGGAAAATCGATGACCTTTCTGTCGCCAGAGCGTTGCTGTATGAGAAACGGCTGGAAAGGGTCAGACCTTTCAGGGATGACAAGATAATTACCTCCTGGAACGGGTTGATGCTCGCCGCCATGGCAAGGGGGGGAATGATTCTTGAAGAACCGGTTTTTGTAGGGGCTGCGGAACGGGGTGCGGATTTTATCTTAAACAATCTTGTTGACACCAAAGGCAGGCTGCGGCGCAGTTATCGTGAAACCACTCCGGGGTTTCCGGCCTTTCTCGATGATTATGCTTTCCTCTCTTACGGTTTGTTAGATCTTTATGAAACGACCTTTCGGCTGCAATATCTCCGGAAAGCTTTATGGTTAACCCGGGAGGCGATCGCCCTTTACTGGAACAGGGAAGCCGGGGCATTTAATTATTCCGGATCCGCCAACGAAAGTCTGCCGCTCTCCGCGGCCCGGGAATTTTACGATGGCGCTCTGCCGGCCGGCAACTCTGTCGCCCTCCTGAACATGTTAAGACTGGCGCAAATTACCGATGATCAAAGTCTCCGGGAAACTGCCGACACCCTCGCTGCTACAATCAGCAGAGAGGCGGAAGAGTACCCCGCCGGTCATACCATGTTTCTGTCGGCACTGGATTTTCAGATGGGTCCATCGGGAGAGATCGTTGTGGCGGGAAAGTCAGGAGAAAAAGCCACCAGCGATATTCTACAGATGATCAACAAGGTTTTTATCCCCAACAAAACTGTTCTGCTGAAAAGCCCGGACGGGGATGGTGCCGGACTGCAGAAAATGGCTCCTTATACCGAGTTTCAGGAGATGCGGAATGGGTTGCCAACGGTCTATCTGTGCCGGAATCATTCCTGTAAGGAACCTCTTGTTGACCTCAAAACTATCGCCGCAGAGCTGGTTCAATTCCCCGGCGAATAA
- a CDS encoding TIGR00153 family protein → MSIIQELFSGSPFGPLVEHTKKVHECVEVLKPLMEALAHENHEELHRLQDKISKLEYEADLFKQEIRSRLPRRFFLPVDRSEIDNFLRCQDKIADRVQDLAVILTIRKTRIHPDLIDGFFEFVEQIFQVTGLLLTAAVELNSLAEVSFGGAESKEVLKYIEKLGEEEWKADRMARKLSKGIYSLEKELNPIDIIFYEKILLALGSIANEAENAGDMLRMMIVK, encoded by the coding sequence ATGAGTATCATTCAGGAGCTTTTCAGTGGTTCACCATTTGGGCCACTCGTTGAACACACCAAGAAGGTCCACGAATGCGTCGAGGTACTCAAGCCTCTGATGGAGGCGCTGGCCCACGAGAACCATGAGGAGCTCCACAGACTTCAGGACAAGATTTCCAAGCTTGAATATGAGGCGGACCTTTTCAAACAGGAGATCCGTTCCAGGTTGCCGCGGCGGTTTTTTTTGCCGGTTGATCGAAGCGAGATCGATAACTTTCTGCGCTGCCAGGATAAAATTGCCGATCGGGTCCAGGACCTGGCGGTGATTCTGACCATCCGCAAAACCAGGATCCACCCGGACCTGATTGACGGTTTTTTTGAGTTTGTCGAACAGATTTTTCAGGTCACCGGACTTCTCTTGACGGCTGCGGTCGAGCTCAATAGTCTGGCTGAAGTTTCTTTCGGCGGCGCTGAGTCCAAGGAAGTCTTGAAGTATATTGAAAAGCTGGGCGAAGAGGAGTGGAAGGCCGACCGGATGGCCCGAAAGCTCTCCAAGGGTATCTATTCACTGGAAAAAGAACTTAACCCCATCGACATCATCTTTTATGAGAAGATTCTGCTGGCCCTCGGCTCGATTGCCAATGAGGCGGAGAACGCCGGTGATATGCTGCGGATGATGATCGTCAAATAA
- a CDS encoding inorganic phosphate transporter encodes MDLLVISVAALLGLYMAWNIGANDVANSMADAVGSKALSVRNAVILAGICEFAGAVLVGSHVTETVRKGIVDPAAIANLPGLLQGEAAALLVIGMTAALLSAAFWLHFSSYVGMPVSTTHSIVGAVAGFGVVAAGIHSVNWGKMTQIVASWFISPIVGGVLAFICFKFITNFILGQERPARAAKVFVPYIVFVVVSVVTLATVYKGLKHVTGDIKWLTDNVTLLIAFALSLICAIASKLVLNKRLAGKNKLPISAQLEEVEKVFTPLVIISSCSVAFAHGANDVANAVGPLAAIVHVIQTGSIEMKVGVPFWILALGGGGIVIGLATFGHKVMDTVGTKITEITPSRGVAADVAATVTVLICTRMKLPVSTTHTLVGAIMGIGLARGLTGIDRAVARKIFTSWIITVPAAAILAMILFVFGRYFLLEQTRQLILAAGG; translated from the coding sequence ATGGATTTACTGGTTATCTCTGTTGCCGCCCTGCTTGGTCTCTATATGGCCTGGAATATCGGCGCCAACGATGTGGCGAACTCGATGGCCGATGCGGTGGGGTCCAAGGCCCTGAGTGTAAGGAACGCGGTGATTCTCGCCGGGATCTGCGAGTTTGCCGGTGCGGTTCTGGTTGGTTCGCACGTGACGGAAACAGTACGCAAGGGCATTGTTGATCCTGCGGCCATCGCCAATCTTCCCGGGCTCCTGCAGGGAGAAGCCGCCGCCCTGCTTGTGATCGGCATGACGGCGGCCCTGCTTTCTGCTGCGTTCTGGCTCCATTTTTCTTCATATGTTGGGATGCCGGTGTCCACCACCCATTCGATTGTCGGAGCGGTTGCCGGGTTCGGGGTGGTTGCGGCGGGGATCCATTCGGTCAACTGGGGCAAGATGACCCAGATCGTTGCCAGCTGGTTTATTTCTCCCATTGTTGGAGGGGTGCTGGCCTTTATCTGTTTTAAATTCATTACGAACTTCATTCTTGGCCAGGAAAGGCCGGCCAGGGCAGCGAAGGTTTTTGTCCCCTATATTGTTTTTGTGGTGGTCTCCGTGGTCACCCTGGCAACGGTTTACAAGGGGCTGAAACATGTGACCGGGGATATCAAGTGGTTAACAGATAACGTGACTCTCCTCATCGCTTTCGCCTTGAGTCTGATCTGTGCCATTGCCTCCAAACTGGTTCTGAACAAAAGACTGGCCGGGAAAAACAAGTTGCCCATTTCCGCCCAGCTTGAAGAGGTGGAAAAGGTTTTCACACCGTTGGTCATCATCAGTTCCTGCTCGGTGGCCTTTGCTCACGGTGCCAACGATGTTGCCAATGCGGTCGGTCCTTTAGCCGCAATCGTCCATGTTATTCAGACCGGATCAATTGAAATGAAGGTTGGGGTTCCGTTCTGGATTCTTGCCCTGGGCGGCGGAGGTATTGTGATCGGGCTTGCCACCTTTGGGCACAAAGTTATGGATACAGTCGGCACCAAAATAACCGAGATTACTCCGTCTCGCGGAGTGGCGGCCGACGTGGCGGCTACGGTTACGGTTCTGATCTGCACCCGGATGAAGCTCCCTGTTTCAACAACCCATACCCTGGTCGGGGCGATCATGGGTATCGGGCTCGCCCGGGGACTCACCGGTATAGACAGGGCGGTTGCGAGAAAGATCTTCACCTCGTGGATCATCACTGTACCCGCTGCCGCCATCCTGGCGATGATTCTCTTTGTTTTCGGCCGCTATTTCCTGCTCGAACAGACCAGACAGCTGATTCTTGCCGCCGGCGGTTGA
- a CDS encoding ComF family protein — protein sequence MANSKFRYLWRTVIGSVADLLFPPSCLVCGHPPSPGSTVMFCPDCLERIELIDKPLCSCCGRMFRAAAGGEHLCGRCLTGRWFFDMARALVIYREPISDVIHRFKYQGQTVSLKSFHTLFHDLVTIPEYLHPDLVVPVPLHPGKLRQRGFNQAVLLAEALYLENRELVNHAVLERVRKTAPQTGLSGKERRRNLKNAFQINKPEQVKNRTIVLVDDVFTTGTTVNECARILKKAGAKKVLVFTLARVAE from the coding sequence ATGGCAAACTCAAAGTTCAGGTATCTCTGGCGAACTGTCATCGGGTCCGTTGCCGACCTGCTCTTTCCGCCGTCCTGTCTGGTCTGCGGTCACCCGCCTTCGCCGGGCAGCACCGTCATGTTCTGCCCGGACTGTCTGGAAAGAATTGAATTAATCGACAAACCACTATGCAGTTGTTGCGGCCGGATGTTCCGAGCCGCCGCCGGAGGTGAACATCTCTGCGGAAGATGCCTGACCGGCAGGTGGTTTTTTGATATGGCCCGGGCCCTGGTAATCTACCGGGAACCGATCTCGGATGTGATCCACCGTTTTAAATACCAGGGACAGACGGTATCCCTGAAATCATTTCACACGCTCTTCCATGACCTGGTCACCATCCCCGAATACCTTCACCCCGATCTTGTGGTGCCGGTTCCCCTCCATCCGGGAAAGCTTCGGCAGCGCGGTTTCAACCAGGCGGTACTCCTGGCCGAAGCCTTATACCTCGAAAACCGCGAGCTTGTAAATCATGCCGTGCTGGAAAGAGTTCGGAAGACCGCCCCCCAGACCGGCCTCAGCGGAAAAGAGCGCCGCCGCAACCTGAAAAACGCCTTCCAGATCAACAAACCGGAGCAGGTGAAGAACAGAACGATCGTGTTGGTTGATGATGTTTTCACCACCGGGACAACCGTCAACGAATGTGCCAGAATATTAAAAAAGGCGGGAGCAAAAAAGGTACTGGTTTTCACCCTGGCCAGGGTTGCCGAGTAG